TGCCCGTCCGGACGCCAAACGCGCGCCGGACGCAGCGCGTCTGGACAGCACGGGACGGTCGGCGGATTTCTTCCGCTCGGTGGATTCCGCGCCCAAGGCCGTGTCCGTCGCCCGCCCGCGCATGGTCCAGGATACCGCGCTGGTCGCCTTCGCCTTCATCTCGATCATCGTGCTGGCGCTGCCCGAACTGGCGCGCACCGGCGTGCTCGACCTCGCGATCCCGCGCGACTACGTGATTTTCAGCGCCGACCGGGTCAATTCCATGCTGCCGGTGCGCAGCTTCATCCTGGCGTTCTTCCTCACCTACGCGCTGTTCGCCTATGGCTCGGTGGTGACGCGGGGCAGGCTGGCGCTTCTGTTCCTGGCCAAGTTTGTGGCGGCGTGCGCCATCATTGACGGGGGCGCATGGCTGAGCTGGCGGTTCGTGGATGCGGTCTGGCCGATCCATTTCCAACAATTCCTGGCGGGTATGGCCGGGCTGGTGATCTTTCCCCACACGCTGATTTCAAACGCGCGGCTGCCGGTGGATTCCGGCGTCGCCAATCTGCGCACCGGCAAGGTGCATGAGTACGCCATCCTGTTCATCGCCGCGTTGATCGCGGCGGTGATCGCCATCATTGTGGCGACGGTCTATGGCGACGAGGCGGGCTATCTGCGCTCCATCGCCATTCTGGGCGGGATGGGACCGGGCGTGTTCCTGGCCCAGCAGCTGATGACCGGCCAGCTCGCCGCCATTGGCTGGATCCGCAACATGGTCTCGCGCCGGCGCGCCTTCTCCCCGCCGGTGACGGTGCTTGTCCCCGCCCACAACGAGGCGCACCAGATCCATGAAACCCTGCGCGCGGTGGACGCGGCCGCGGCGCGCTATGACGGGCCGGTGCGCGTTGTGGTGATGGAGAACAACTCCAGCGACGCCACGGCGCGCCTGGCCGAAACCACGCTGGCCGAATGCACGCATCTGTCCGGCTGGACGGTGGATTCCAGCCAGATCCCCGGCAAGGCCAAGGCGCTTAATCGCGGTCTCGACATGATCGAAGACGAGTTCGTCGTGCGCATCGACGCCGACACCACCATCGGGCCGGACGCCATCCGCATCGCCATGCGCCATTTCGCCAACGCCAAGGTCGGCGGCGTGGGCGGACTGCCTTTGCCCCATGAGGGCGAAGGCCTCCCGTCCAAGGTGCGCGCCATCGAGGTGCTGCTGCGCCACGGGTTTGTGCAGGTGAGCTTTGGCGCGTTTGGCGGGATTTTCGGCCTGCCGGGCATGTTCGTGATCTACCGCAAGTCCGCGCTGGACGAGGCGGGCGGCTTTACCGAAGGCATGAATGGCGAGGACACTGACATCACCCTGGCCATGACCAGCCTGGGATGGCGGATGGTGTCGGACCCGCGCGCGAAATTCTATACCGAGACGCCGGACACCCTGGCCTTCCTGCGCGAGCAGCGCACGCGCTGGTTCCGCTCGCTCTATCACGTCACCGCCCACAACCGCCGGGTGCTGTTCGCCAACGGGTCGATCATCGGCTGCGTGGTGCTGCCCTTCACCCTGCTCAACGGGGCGCGGCGCGCCATGATGACGCCGCTGCTGATCTATGGCGTGATCGTGTTTCTGCTGTTCGGCGGCGTGTACGGACACCCCCATTTCGCCACGGTGGTCGCGGTGGTGCTGGGCATGCCGTTCGTGCTGGCGCTGGCGGTGTTGATCCTTTGGCGGCGCTTTGATCTCATCCTGATCCTGCCGCTGTACATGGGTTTCCGCTTCCTGCGCTCCTATTACACGCTGGGCTCGACCCTCTCGCTGATCTATCCGGCCAGGCGCGAGGACAAGGCCTTCGCAGCGCCCAAGCCACGCCAGGCCCCGCCCTTCCCGGAGCAGCCCGGGCCAGGCGGAGCGCATGGCGGCGCTACAGGCGCCTAGCGGCCGTCGCCTTCAGAGGCTGGCTCGTAGGCGGGCTCATCTGCGGGCTCGTAAACGGGCTCGGGAGCCGGGGCAGAGGCTGCAGCGGCGGCCGCCTCGGCTTCGCGGCGCAGAACCTCGTCGCAATCACGCCCGCCATAGAGGCCGTTGAGGAAATACCAGCGCTTTTCGGCGATGGCGCGGCGGGCTTCTTCTTCCTCGCGGCGGCGCTGTGCGGCGCGGCCCATCATGCCGCCCACCATGCCCAGACCCGGGATCGCCCGGCCCGCGCCGGACATCAGCGCGCCCTGCTGGGCCAGCGCCGTGGCGGCGCCCACCGCGTATTCGCTGCCCAGCAAGCCGCCCTCGGGCGAGCCGCCGAGAATCTCGGTCTGCTCGGTGGCGGCCACGATGATCTGCTGACAGCTCATGGCGGTGTCGCCCATCAGCATGACCTGGCCTTCCTGGGCCGACGCTGCGCCGGCCAGGATGATCGCCGCCCCGGCGGCGGCAAGATAGTGTTTCATGACTAATCCCCGTTCTGGCGCCGGCCGGTCATCAAGGCCGGTCCGGCTTCACCGAACGGGAGGTTAGGCGCGCGTCACCGGCAACGCCCTCCCCTGAACAGGGCGCCTTCAGATCACGCCGCGTTTGGCCAGGGCCTCGATCACGCTGGCCTGACGCTCGCGGTAGAATTCCTTGGCGGGGGTCGTCACCGCGCCATCCGCCATCAGGGTTTCAGGCGGATGGATGGCGGCGCCGGCATAGGCGCGCGCCCACAGCTCCATCGGCTGGCGGGCCAGAAGATTACCCATGGACACCTTGCGGCG
The window above is part of the Hyphomonadaceae bacterium ML37 genome. Proteins encoded here:
- a CDS encoding glycosyltransferase — translated: MEDGIRTQTRPQTAEPVARPDAKRAPDAARLDSTGRSADFFRSVDSAPKAVSVARPRMVQDTALVAFAFISIIVLALPELARTGVLDLAIPRDYVIFSADRVNSMLPVRSFILAFFLTYALFAYGSVVTRGRLALLFLAKFVAACAIIDGGAWLSWRFVDAVWPIHFQQFLAGMAGLVIFPHTLISNARLPVDSGVANLRTGKVHEYAILFIAALIAAVIAIIVATVYGDEAGYLRSIAILGGMGPGVFLAQQLMTGQLAAIGWIRNMVSRRRAFSPPVTVLVPAHNEAHQIHETLRAVDAAAARYDGPVRVVVMENNSSDATARLAETTLAECTHLSGWTVDSSQIPGKAKALNRGLDMIEDEFVVRIDADTTIGPDAIRIAMRHFANAKVGGVGGLPLPHEGEGLPSKVRAIEVLLRHGFVQVSFGAFGGIFGLPGMFVIYRKSALDEAGGFTEGMNGEDTDITLAMTSLGWRMVSDPRAKFYTETPDTLAFLREQRTRWFRSLYHVTAHNRRVLFANGSIIGCVVLPFTLLNGARRAMMTPLLIYGVIVFLLFGGVYGHPHFATVVAVVLGMPFVLALAVLILWRRFDLILILPLYMGFRFLRSYYTLGSTLSLIYPARREDKAFAAPKPRQAPPFPEQPGPGGAHGGATGA